A portion of the Hoplias malabaricus isolate fHopMal1 chromosome 1, fHopMal1.hap1, whole genome shotgun sequence genome contains these proteins:
- the cdc5l gene encoding cell division cycle 5-like protein — protein MPRIMIKGGVWRNTEDEILKAAVMKYGKNQWSRIASLLHRKSAKQCKARWYEWLDPSIKKTEWSREEEEKLLHLAKLMPTQWRTIAPIIGRTAAQCLEHYEFLLDKAAQRDNEEDTTDDPRKLKPGEIDPNPETKPARPDPVDMDEDELEMLSEARARLANTQGKKAKRKAREKQLEEARRLAALQKRRELRAAGIDIQKKRKKKRGVDYNAEIPFEKKPAQGFYDTSMEQYDPLEPDFKRLRQQHLDGELRNEKEERERKKDRQKIKKKKESDLPSAILQTSGVSEFTKKRSKLVLPAPQISDVELEEVVKLGQASEIARQTAEESGITNSASSALLSEYNVTNNAMALRTPQTPAAQDKILQEAQNLMALTNVDTPLKGGLNTPLHESDFSGVTPQRQVVQTPNTVLSTPFRTPSHAADGLTPHSGMTPKPSMGVTPGRTPLRDKLNINSEDGVVDYADPAYAKHLQRESREQLKLGLMSLPLPKNDFEIVLPENAEMELEDQEVDESFVEDAADIELRKQAVREAEREKELRQRHTAVQRTLPRPSEVNETILRPHNVEPPLTELQQAEELIKKEMITMLHYDCLHQPYTEALAKKGKGVGSSSNNAEHIAFLEKSPYEKVLEDNLKNAKELLKQEMEVVKHGMGHGDLSSEAFNQVWEECYSQVLYLPGQNRYTRANLASKKDRIESLEKKLEINRGHMTTEAKRAAKMEKKMKILLGGYQSRAMGLMKQLSDLWDQVEQAHMELHTFQELKKQEDTAIPRRQEALREDVQRQQEREKELQQRFADLLLEKETMNSEKI, from the exons ATGCCGCGAATTATGATTAAAGGAGGCGTTTGGCGCAATACTGAG GATGAGATCCTTAAAGCGGCTGTTATGAAATATGGCAAAAATCAGTGGTCTCGAATTGCCTCTCTGCTGCACAGAAAATCAGCGAAACAATGTAAAGCCAGATG GTATGAGTGGTTGGATCCTAGCATCAAGAAAACCGAATGGTCTCGTGAAGAAGAAGAGAAGCTGCTGCATTTGGCTAAGCTGATGCCCACTCAGTGGAGAACAATAGCCCCCATCATTGGCAGAACAGCTGCACAGTGCCTGGAGCACTATGAATTTCTTCT AGACAAAGCTGCTCAGAGAGACAATGAAGAAGACACAACTGATGACCCTCGCAAACTCAAACCTGGGGAGATCGATCCTAACCCTGAGACCAAGCCAGCAAGGCCAGACCCAGTGGATATGGATGAAg ATGAATTGGAGATGCTGTCTGAGGCCAGAGCTCGTCTGGCAAACACGCAGGGCAAAAAGGCAAAGCGAAAAGCCCGGGAGAAGCAGCTTGAGGAGGCCAG GCGTTTGGCTGCTCTGCAGAAGCGCAGAGAGTTGCGTGCTGCAGGCATTGATATtcagaagaagagaaagaaaaaaagaggtgTAGATTATAATGCAGAGATTCCATTTGAGAAGAAGCCTGCTCAGGGATTCTATGATACGTCCATGGAGCAATATGATCCACTTGAGCCTGACTTCAAAAGACTTCGCCAGCAGCATCTTGACGGCGAGCTCAGAAA TGAGAAAGAGGAAAGGGAGCGTAAAAAGGATAGACAGAAGatcaagaaaaagaaagagtcAGACCTTCCCTCTGCAATTTTGCAGACTAGTGGGGTGTCTGAGTTCACTAAGAAGAGGAGTAAGCTCGTCTTGCCTGCACCTCAG ATATCTGATGTTGAACTAGAGGAAGTGGTCAAACTCGGCCAGGCTAGTGAGATCGCCCGACAGACTGCCGAAGAGTCTGGAATCACAAACTCTGCCTCCAGTGCTTTGCTTTCTGAATACAATGTTACTAATAATGCCATGGCCCTTCGCACACCACAGACTCCTGCAGCACAGGACAAGATTTTACAG GAAGCTCAAAATCTGATGGCACTCACTAATGTAGACACCCCTCTGAAGGGTGGTCTGAACACACCTCTGCATGAGAGTGACTTCTCAGGGGTCACACCACAGAGGCAGGTGGTCCAGACCCCTAATACTGTTCTCTCCACACCATTCAG aaCCCCAAGTCATGCTGCAGATGGTTTGACACCTCATAGCGGTATGACCCCAAAGCCTTCAATGGGAGTGACCCCAGGCCGCACACCGCTGCGTGACAAACTTAACATAAACTCTGAGGACGGTGTGGTGGACTATGCCGACCCAGCTTATGCGAAACACCTG CAACGGGAATCGCGTGAGCAGCTAAAGTTGGGCCTGATGTCTCTGCCGCTGCCCAAAAATGACTTTGAGATTGTGCTGCCTGAGAATGCTGAAATGGAACTAGAAGACCAAGAGGTTGATGAGAGCTTTGTGGAAGACGCAGCTGACATTGAACTTCGTAAACAA GCTGTGAgagaagctgagagagagaaggagctgAGACAAAGACACACAGCAGTGCAGAGAACCTTACCCAGACCTTCAGAG GTGAATGAGACCATTTTGAGGCCTCATAATGTCGAACCACCTCTCACAGAGCTCCAGCAAGCAGAAGAGctcattaaaaaagaaatgatcACCATGCTCCACTATGATTGTCTACACCAGCCCTATACAGAGGCACTGGCCAAGAAAGGCAAAGGAGTAGGCTCAAGCTCCAACAACGCAGAGCACATTGCCTTCCTGGAAAAATCACCCTACGAAAAAGTCTTGGAGGACAACCTTAAAAAT GCCAAGGAGTTGCTAAAGCAGGAGATGGAGGTGGTAAAGCATGGCATGGGCCATGGCGATCTTTCCAGCGAGGCCTTTAACCAGGTTTGGGAAGAGTGCTATAGCCAGGTACTGTACCTGCCTGGGCAGAACCGCTACACAAGAGCCAACCTGGCCAGCAAAAAGGACAGAATTGAGTCTTTGGAGAAGAAACTGGAG atAAACAGAGGGCACATGACCACAGAAGCCAAACGTGCAGCTAAGATggagaagaagatgaagatccTGCTGGGTGGATATCAGTCTCGAGCCATGGGGCTGATGAAACAGCTCAGTGACCTATGGGACCAAGTGGAGCAGGCACACATGGAGCTGCACACCTTCCAGGAGCTGAAGAAGCAGGAAGACACAGCCATCCCTCGCAGACAGGAG gcTTTGAGGGAAGATGTACAGAGGCAGcaggaaagagagaaggagctTCAGCAGCGGTTTGCTGACCTTCTCTTAGAGAAAGAAACAATGAATTCAGAGAAAATCTGA